The DNA segment TGCGCATCCGGAAAGTGCAAGGTACTGAGAGGGAGAGCTTTGCAATAGCTTGCGTTGGTGGGAAACTTGTGGGGGTCTTTATCTGGGGAAAAATGGTGTGTTAAAACAGAGTCTGACCATGGCATGTTTGAAATGAGTCTTCAGTGTGGAAGCTGAGATGGCCCAAAGTGGCATAGCTGGCCGGGGGGAGTCAGCGGGGTGCTGGTGCCAGGCAAGGGGGAGAGGGATGTATGTTCTGGATGTAATCACCTGGGCTGACAACGGCTTCGATGTCCTCTTGTAGGCCGCCACCTCCGCAACAGAAATGTGTACCTCAGGGACCTCCTCCACCACAGCAGAAATTACCTCAGGGACACTATTTTCCTTCTCGACCGGCACCTTTGCCTCCCAAGTAGCTTTTGGCTTCTTCGGGGCCTTCGCGTGACCTGACCCGTTCACTGAGACAGAGCTGAAATTGCAGTTACCTTTCTTGCATTGAGTGGCCCAAGGTAATCCCGGAAAGCCttccttctgcagcctgtgATAAGGCAAATGAGATATTGAAacaaggaatgtaaaactttaAACTAAATACCTCTACCAAAGCTACAGGAACTGAAAACGTCTAACCCATTCTTAGATCTGTCTGAGTATTGTGGCTTTGTAAACTGCAGCAGGCTGTCCAGCTGGAAGTGGAGCAGCCTGCAGCTAAATAATCTTTAAAGTACAGCACTTGGGAGTTGCTTTTAGTTTCCCCATTTCTGCGATGAGCCCTAATAACAAAATTGTCTGATTTGTTGTCGTCTTCCTTAAACGTACAGTGAAGAATGGAAGCAACCCatactgttttcaaaacaaggaaATCCAGccaattaatttgaaataatttcgCATGGACTGGAAAACGTTACCCATTTACACATTAATGGCACAAGTGAAATAAGGTATCAGTGTACTACTTCAGAGGAAGATAAATATATTGTAAACATGtttatgcatgtatatatgttTATTGATGTGTAATAATGCACTTAAATTCTTACTTTCATGCTGACTGACACTAAGCTGTGCTGTACAAGCACCAAgtttaatgattttaaattagTAATTGTGAGTTGCTAAATGTGAATCCTGCACTAATTTCCACTAATACCAGGAATAGGCAATGAAAACAAAGGTACGAAAAGACACAGCCatactttggttttaaaaaacagggTGCTCTTATGTTTTAATTTGGGTCTAAAGACTCAGTAGCAGTCACTGCAGAAAACTGAGATGTGAAAAACGTGTCTGCCTGAGTCACCTGAGCTTCTTTGAGCACTTTAAACAGGAATTTGTTGACTAATGCAGCCCTTTCACCCAATCCTCAAACCTTTTTAGTGTCAGTCAGGATGCTTAAACAGGCTAACTTGCATTAGGTGGGACTGCCACCTGTTTCTACACCACTGACAACGATATCTGAAACCTGCTTCTGAACGGCAGCGTGTGGTGTGCTGGCCGAGGAGGGGAGGTCTGTTAGTGTGATGCTGTCTGGCTGTGGGTAGAAACTGGATGCTGGTGGTCACAAACAGAAATCTGTTGCACCAACTTGCTAAAAGTGAAATAAGTACTGAAAAGAGTGCTTGGCTTTTTCACTTTGTGCTAGCCACAGAGCACAAACTCTATCTGTAAAATCCCCCGTAATattgccaaaaaaaatttttttccctctgtatatacatatataaatatatatatatatatatagtgtttGCATTTGCAGTAATAAGATACTTGAACTCCTGTGGTTTCCCATAAACTTAGACTAAGATTTATAACactattaaaatatgtaaaatgtcTCCTAGAGTATCACCAGATGTATTTGTGGTGGGGGTCTTCTGTTTGTTCCAAGATAATCGCTTCCTGACGTTTGTTGTGTTTACTCAGTTTGGGCTGGCTGTAGCCATGAGCTTTGCAGCACAATGAGGCAGGTGGTGCGGGAGCCTCTCCGGTGGGTCTGCTCCGGACCGTGGGGACGAGGGAATCCAGGCAACAGGAATCACCTCTGAGAGACGTATGGAATTGTATTTGAAGCCGTATGTGTGAACTAAAACTATGCTGAAAATGGTGCCTTTTAACAGATAAAGTTTTTATACTTCCGGCATGCACGTTAGCAGTATTTGCAGGGTGGTGGTGTAGGGCAGTGAACGTGCGGTTTTTAGAAGCGATCCTATGGAAAGGAAATAGCTCAGATTTTACATGTGTTGAATATTGCAGATGACTactgactttcttttttaaagtgtacGCGTATCCCTGTCCCCCGAGTCGCTCTGGAGGAAGCGGGGGGCGATGTCCGTCCCCACACGCGGTGAAACCTCTGCTCGTCGGTCGCTGCCGTGCTCTCGGGGCCTGACCAAAGGGCTGTTACCGACCCCCTTTGTAAGAAACAAACGAGCAATAAAGATGCCGGTTTTGTACAAGGCgctctcctctgcctctgctttccGGGACGGGCGGGGCCGTTGCGCGGTGGGCGGGGCCGTTGCCGGTGGGCGGGGCCGTTGCCGGTGGGCGGGGCCGTTGCCGTGGTAGATGGCGACGCGCTGGGtggtgctgttgctgctgttgctgcgggaggctgggctgggcgccccccgccgcccggctgggctggggtccGGCTCGGCACCCCGCGGGGGTCTCTCCCCGGGCTGGCAGGCGCTGGCCCAGGTCACAGTCCTGCGGCGGCTGCTGTGGAAGGAGACGGGCGCTGCGGGGCCTCAGCAGGCACGTTGAGGCTGgggtcttgggggggggggggggggggggggaggggcacggGCTTCAGCTGCGCGGAGGGGGCAGATGTGTTAGCAGCTGTAACGGAGGCACCATACCACTGCTGCCAGCGCAGCGAAGGCTGTGCCGGCTCCTTGAGGCGCTGAGCTCGTGTGCTGGCCTCAGTGTTTGTAGCTGCCCTCGGAGCACGCTTTTCCGGAGTCGGTGTTCCTAATTCTCCCTTTCTCCGCTTTTCCATATGCGCAAGGACACGGTGTCCTACGTCCTCAGGATAGAGGGGAGACCGTACACCattcacctgcagcagcagtaagTTGGCCCCAGTGTTGCCTTGTTTGACGCCTGCCATCCTGttccctggcagctgctgggctgggggctctgccccccccACAGGACAGTGCCAGGCTGTGCGGtgatccctgcctgcaggcgtttgtgctgctgctgctccctctggCTCTttccagcaccctgccctgctgcaggtgtATCCCAAAGCCCACAGGAGAGATGCGTGCGTGTGTGCCGAGGGGTGGCggaaggctggagggggggTTTGAGGGATGTTTGTGCCTGTGAGCCCTGATGCCAGCGGGTTCTGGGTCTGCCAGTGCAACGGCACAGGCTGCGGGGACCTGGAATAGGCTTGAGAAACTGTGTAAGAGAGATTTAAGTCCTTCACTTTACGCCTTTCTTTTGTAGTGTCTTTTTACCTGGTGATTTCAGGATTTACACATACAATGAGAAGGGATCTTTGCGCTCTTATTCGACCCATGTCAAGGTAACCTTGGattgctttggggtttttgttccGTAAGTGTTGCAGCGTAGAGCTTCTGCCCAGTATGTGCATTCAGCTGTTTCGGTGGCGGGTGAGGGAATTGCCCTCGCAGCCACGGAAGGGGCGCCTTGTCCTCTGTTGTGCCATAGGGAGGCTGCCACTACCGGGGGTACATTGATGGCTTCCCCACCTCAGCAGTGACCCTCAGCACCTGCTCGGGGCTCAGGTAACGAACCGCCACCTCCCCACGCTGCCCTGCCCATCGGTGcccatgggtgctgcaggggagcCCAGGGGTGCCCCAGCAGCCTCGCTCAAAGGCACCGGGACTGGGGCAGCCTCCCCGGTGTGGCTGCAAACGGCTGGTGCCCTCACCTTGGCAGGGGCTTGCTGCAGTTTGAGAACATCAGCTACGGGATCGAGCCCCTGGGTTATTCTCCTGCCTTCGAGCACTTTGTGTATCGCGTGAGTGGCGAGAAGATGGCAGGGTCCCTCCTTTCCAGCAGCCGCCCCAAGACAGGGCCAGGTGGGCTGACCgcagaggagatgctgaacAAAGCACGTGGAGACAATGAAGTGAGTGGACGTCTGCTCTCGCGGTGGGGCTGATGTCCCCGTCATGCAAGGAGGGGAGGGCTCCAATCCCACAAGAAGCTTTGGCTGGTGTTGTCTGGACAGACTGATGGGGGAGGGTGTTCAGGAGTGGCAGTGCTTGTGGGTGGGGTGTCGCGTGGGCTGTTACTCATCTAGTGCCTAATGAGAGGCGTTACCATGGTAGAATGGCTTtgaaaaaagtcagaaatgGCAAAGTTGGCACACGTTCCTTATCTTATGCTCATTTAAAGACAGCATTGTAACATTACTTTTGAATGGAACCTTGAGTAGTCTAGCAAAGTCTAGCAAACCTCAGGAGTAAGGTGACTATAGAATGTAGAAATAAGTAGCCTCGGAGACCGTTTTCCTTTTCAGCCACTGTCAGCTGCAGCACTCCTTCCCAAATACTTCAAAGTGTACGTAGTTTTGGACAAGGCTTTGGTAAGTCCACACCATTCATCTTCTCCTTGTGTTTGCCTGACTTCTATGAGCATAGAAATGATGCCATTTCCCAGCTTTtatctgtgtttgttttcccttttgaaaagtTATATGTACTACAGACattgtaagaaagaaagaatgaaaattgaTAGTTGAATTTACACGATTGGATGCTGGCAATCATTTCAGCATTGTTCTGCTTGATCCTGGCAAATTCCTTGTCCGCTTGTGTCCTCTTGGGTTGTTTTTCAGTACAACTACATGGGTTCAGACACGAATACCGCAACACAGAAGATAATCCAGGTCTTCAATTTAGTCAACAATGTAAGTTTAAAAGTCTTGTTTGTATTGTAGTAAGAATGATGGTGGGGTAGATGTTAGTAACGGCCACCTGTATCCTAGCTGCTCTTGCTTTTAGGAGGAGGTTGTGCAAAAAATTCCAGTTCTTGGCTCatgatgctgcagctgtgatGGCTGGGCATGGCCTGGCAGGAGGTGTCTAGAGCTGCCGTTCTGCTCAGAAAGGAAGCTATGTGAGCAGGCGTTTCCTTTGTTATGCTTTCAGATGTTTAATCCTCTTAATGTTACTGTTGTGCTGTCCTCCCTGGAGCTGTGGACAGAGGAGAATAAAATATCGACAGCAGGGGAAGCAGATGACCTTCTACAACGATTTTCACGGTGGCAACAGTTGTATCTCACTCTGCAGTTGTATGATGTAGCTTATCTACTAGTGTAAGACAAAGGTTTCCTTATTCATTAAAGGTTACAGGGTAGAAATCAGTTAAGCCAATGTAGTTTGAACTATAAAGTTCCcatgaaaatcagttttttaaaagaaacatatcTCTTATGTATTTCCTAATATTAACGaattaggaaattatttctttcaagacATACCTTCCAGCTGGCATTTCAGTGGCGATGCAGCACGCACGAGTGTGCTGCTGGTCCCAGCAGCCCGTGGCTGAGgaggggctctgctgctgccctggccagggctcGGCTCAGCCCCGTCCCCACCTGGCAGCTGCAgaccctggggctggcagggggcaCGGGGGCAGCGGAGCACCCGGGGGCACCCAGGGGGACTCAGGCTGTACAGACCCGGGATCGCCCGCTTACCTGCAGCAATGGGGCATCCCGGGCTGGATGGCTGGTGACTTTGTGTGTGTTCCAGGTACAGGGACCGAGCGGCATTTGTGGGCATGACGGCTCTGGGAAAGGCGTGtcagagagatgctgctggcGCAGTGGCCGTGGTACGGTGCCGTGTCCGTGAAGCTGGAGCTCGCCCATGGGCGGCAGGGACAGACGGGTGGGACACAACCGGAGCTGGGACCTGCCAGGGTCTCGgcaggcaaagcagagctgccGCAGCCCCGCTCTCTCATCCCTCTAGTACCAAGCGGCTGTGACACTGGAGTCCTTCTCCGTCCTCCTGGCGCAGCTGCTGGGACACAGCCTGGGCATCGGCTACGACGACCCCCGAGAGTGCCACTGCCCTGGGCACGTCTGCCTCATGAGCCCAGAGGCGCTGTGAGTTGGTGGCGTCCACGGGGGGCAGCAGAGGCGGGTGGGCAGGACGTGCTGGGGGGGAGAGCGGGgtccctggcagctgccaggtCAGTGCCACAGCCGGCGCCATGCGGCACATGCAGCCGTATGTCTCCTGCACCCTGGCCGAGTATGCGCTGTGCCACAGTTGCATGGTGGGGGTGGTCGCGGGGTGTCCTTGACAAATGTCATTCTGTTGCAGAAAATACAAGTCAGAAAtatctgcttttattcttttaagaaggaaaaaaacagtcatTAGTGATGCAGtgcttaatttgaaaaaaagagacattttctcTCCAAAAGCAAGATATTTCTGAAGGCTTCTCAGTTTCTATTAATAATGCATTGTAAAGTTGGGTTTGACAAGTGAACTAAAGGCACACAGGGGATCGTTGCACCTTGTGCCAGCAACTGAGCAAGTTCTTGAATTGCAGAGATTTTGAGAGGCTGCGTGGCAGTAGATGCGTTAACAAACCCCAGTGTGGATAATTGATTTCTTTTAGACACTTCAGTGGGGCAAAAGCCTTTAGCAACTGCAGCATCAGAGACTTTGAAACCTTCCTGAAGCACGATGGAGGTGCGTGCCTTTTCAGTGGACCTCACTTGACTGGACTGTCGTACCGGAGAGGAGCCGTCTGCGGCAACGGCGTTGTGGAGCCTGGCGAGCAGTGCGACTGCGGGGCAGAGAAGGTGCATCCTGAGGGAATTGTGGCCAAGTGTGCACATTTGTACTGTTTGTACGTTTAGAATAACGAACCCTTGAGACGAGGGGCACAGCTGAGGTAGAGACCAGCCCAAGAAGGATGATGTGTTTTTAGATCATTTTTCTATGATGGCATTCATCTGACAGCAGCTTTGCCCGCTTCCTTCTGACAGATATTGCCCAAGTGTAGCTTTTTGGGGAAATGAAGGGAGAGCAGAACCTCTTACAGTAAAAACTTCTGGGGGAACAAAAAAGTAGAAtaatgtggttttgtgttgtgtcCCCAGGCATGCTTGAAGGATAAATGCTGTACTAAAACATGTCGGTTTAAGCCGGGAGTGCAATGTACCTCTGGATTATGTTGTCATGAATGTCaggtaaaaaacattttcacaattATCACAAGattattgtttggttttggagaAATAGTATGTTCCCCTGCTGCCAGATGGAGACAAACTCCTGCTGTGCAGAGAGGTTCCCAAGGTAAGGCTTtcagctcagctccctgcaaCTTCTGGGAGGAATATTACTGGGGGAAGACTATTTTGGAGAGTGGAACATGCGTGTGGGGACCCGACTGCCTCGGAGGTGGTCCCAAGGGACTGGGGATGCATGTCAGGACAGCGTCGGGAGGGGCCTGAGGGGGGACCCCACCGGTGGGCACATAAGGATGGAGAGAAGAGTcttttctgcctcctctgccaGTTCAAGCGGAAGAACTCACAATGCCGCCCTGCCGCCGACGCGCAGTGTGACCTGGCCGAGTTCTGCAATGGGTCCTCTGCGTCCTGCCCCCCCAACCTGTACGTGCAGGATGGGCATGACTGTGAGCATGGCACCGGCTACTGCTACAAGGGACGCTGCCAGTCTCCGGacctgcagtgccagcagctctACGGGAGA comes from the Falco naumanni isolate bFalNau1 chromosome 19, bFalNau1.pat, whole genome shotgun sequence genome and includes:
- the LOC121099399 gene encoding disintegrin and metalloproteinase domain-containing protein 32-like; protein product: MRKDTVSYVLRIEGRPYTIHLQQHVFLPGDFRIYTYNEKGSLRSYSTHVKGGCHYRGYIDGFPTSAVTLSTCSGLRGLLQFENISYGIEPLGYSPAFEHFVYRVSGEKMAGSLLSSSRPKTGPGGLTAEEMLNKARGDNEPLSAAALLPKYFKVYVVLDKALYNYMGSDTNTATQKIIQVFNLVNNMFNPLNVTVVLSSLELWTEENKISTAGEADDLLQRFSRWQQLYLTLQLYDVAYLLVYRDRAAFVGMTALGKACQRDAAGAVAVYQAAVTLESFSVLLAQLLGHSLGIGYDDPRECHCPGHVCLMSPEALHFSGAKAFSNCSIRDFETFLKHDGGACLFSGPHLTGLSYRRGAVCGNGVVEPGEQCDCGAEKACLKDKCCTKTCRFKPGVQCTSGLCCHECQFKRKNSQCRPAADAQCDLAEFCNGSSASCPPNLYVQDGHDCEHGTGYCYKGRCQSPDLQCQQLYGRGSKNAPIACYEELNSQRDRFGHCGFQPRQGYKPCAWRDLRCGKLICTYPYSMPFSSDDAAVLYVQVREHLCVSLDYLKVSTRLDPLLVPPGTKCGSGKVCINNTCHPLSVLGYDCDSAVQCHGHGVCNNRGYCHCHAGWKPPDCLEKGSRSGGSVHSRLQVVDRGLSPQWLLENPLALGICLLLLVLAMAICLGFHWQGQQPPGTEGPAVEEGSNGQDPGTAREPDTDREPDPDREPDPDREPEPDREPDPDREPEPDREPDPDPDREPDPDREPDPDREPDPDPDREPDTDPDREPDPDPDREPDPDTEPYPDTDTEPYPDTDTDPYPDTDTDPYPDTDTDPYPDTDTDPYPDTDTDPYPDTDTEPYPDTEPYPDTEPDPDPDPGLHRGR